CGCCTACACCGACCAGCCCGACTTCTACCGCGCCTGCCTGCGCGCCTTCGGCGACCTGCCGGGCTGGCACGTCGTGCTCCAGATCGGCAAGCAGGTCCGGGCCGCCGACCTCGGCCCGGTCCCGGCCAACGTCGAGGTGCACTCCTGGGTGCCCCAACTGGCTGTGCTGGAACAGGCGGACGCCTTCGTCACGCACGCCGGGATGGGCGGTGCCACCGAGGGCCTGTACTGCGGTGTCCCGATGATCGCCGTCCCGCAGGGCGCCGACCAGTTCGCCAACGCCGACCGGCTGGTCGGACTCGGCGTCGGCCGCCGCCTGGACACCGACGCACCGTCAGACGCTCTCCGCGCGGCCCTGCTCGACCTCACCGCCGACCCGGCGGTGGCCGAGCGGCTCGCCGCGATCCGGCACGAACTCCGCACCATGGGCGGCACCGCCCACACCGCCGACCTGATCGAGGCGGCGCTCTGACCGGGGCGGCGTGCTAGTCGAGGAAGAGGCCGCGCGCGGCGGCCGACTGCTCGATCGACTCCAGCCGGGCCTCGGCGCCGGGGATGAAGTCGCACATGGTCTGCAGCAGCGCCCGCCCGAGCATCATCGGCGCACAGGCGGTGTCGAAGACCAGCCCGGTGCCGACGGCGGCCGGCAGCAGCAGGTCGGAGAGCTTCGCCACCGGCGCGAACGCGCTGTCGGCCACCGTCAGCACGGTCAGCCCGTGGTCCCGCGCCACCGTCAGAGCCTCCATCAGCTCCTTGGGGTAGCGCGGCAGTGCGAAGCAGAGCAGGGCCGAGGCCCCGGCCGCGACCGCCTGTTCCAGCCGGTCGGCGAGCATCGAGCCGCCCTCGTCGAGCAGCCGGATGTCGGGGTGCACCTTGGCGGCGAAGTACGCGAAGCCCCGGGCCTGCGCGGACGCGGCCCGCAGGCCGAGGACCGGCAGCGGCCTGGAGGCGGCCAGCAGCCGGGCGGCCCGGACGATCGGTTCGGGGTCGGCGAGCAGCTCGGCGAGGTGGCGCAGGTGGGCGATCTCGGCGAGTACGGCCTGCTGGTGCTCGTTGCGGACCACGTCGGCGTGCGACTCGGGGGCGGCCGGTTCGCCCGCGCCGAGTTCGCGGAGCTGCTTGCGCAGGGCCGGGTAGCCGTCGAAGCCGAGGGCGACCGCGAAGCGGGTGACCGAGGGCTGGCTGACCCCGGCCAGTTCGGCCACCTCGACGCTGGAGAGGAACGGGGCCTCGGCGGCGTGCTTGACCAGGGAGTGGGCGATCCGGCGCTGAGTCGGAGTCAGGCGGTGCCCCTCGAACAGCTGGAGCAGCCGGGCGGAGGGGCCGACCGTACCCGTGTCGTCCGTGTCGGTCATCAGCGGTTCCTCCGGGCGGCTCGGGCGGTGCTCCGGACGACTGTGCAGCAGTCCCGGGGCACGGGCAACGAGGTATCGAACAGTGGGACGGGGCGGGCGCCCTCGGGGTGACCCTGATTTACCCCTGACGTGTCCCGGAAACCGCAAGCCCGAAGTGGACCTCGTGGTGGCCGGGACGACAGGATGGGCGGTATGAACAGTCGCCAGGACGATCTGAAGCAGGACCTCGACGCGGCCCTGCAGACCCGCAAGGAGCTCGGCAAGGAGTACGAGACGGAGATCGTCGACTCCTTTCTGACCCGGCTCGACTCGCGGATCGACGCCCAGGTCGACCAGCGGGTGGCGGACCGGCTGGCCCAGCACGGTGTGGAGGGCGGGCGGCGCGGCGGCCGGGGCCTGACGGGTGCCGGACGGCTGCCGCTCATTTCGTTGGGCCTGGCCATTCCGCTCACCGCCATCTCGGCCGGCGAGCACCTGCCCGGGATGCTGGTCTGCTGGGCGGGCATCGTCGGGGTCAACTTCGCCGCCGTCTTCGCCGGCCGCGGGGAGCGGAACAACCGCCCGAGCCGGAGCGACTGGCACTGACGTCCAGTCACCCCGGCCCAGGGGTGCGTACTACGCCAGCGGGCCGGTGACCCGCTCGACCGCGGTGACCAGCTCGCCCGAGGCGACCAGGGCGGCGGCGGCCTCCAGGTCGGGGGAGAGGAAGCGGTCGCGGCCGGCGCCGCCGACCCCGGCCGCGCGGGCGGTGGCCACAGCGGCGGCGGTGGCGGGGGCCAGCGGGCCGCTGCCGTTGTCGACCCGGATCTCCAGCGCGCGGGCCGAGGCGGTCAGCTCGACGGCCAGGATGCGGCCGAGGTTCTCCACCGACTGGCGCAGCTTGCGGGCGGCGGACCAGCCCATCGAGACGTGGTCCTCCTGCATCGCGGAGGACGGGATCGAGTCCACCGAGGCCGGGACGGCGAGCCGCTTGTTCTCGCTGACCAGGGCGGCCTGGGTGTACTGAGCGATCATCAGACCGGAGTCCACGCCCGGGTCGTCGGCCAGGAAGGCCGGCAGGCCGTGCGAGCGGGCCTTGTCCAGCAGCCGGTCGGTGCGGCGCTCGGAGATCGAGCCCAGGTCGGCGGCGGCGATGGCGAGGAAGTCGAGCACGTACGCGACCGGGGCGCCGTGGAAGTTGCCGTTCGACTCCACCCGGCCGTCGGGCAGCACCACCGGGTTGTCGACCGAGGCGGCCAGCTCGCGGGAGGCGACCAGCTGGGCGTGCGCCAGGGTGTCCCGGCCGGCGCCCGCGACCTGCGGGGCGCAGCGGATCGAGTACGCGTCCTGGACCCGGGGCGCGTCGTCCTGGTGATGCCCCGTCAGGGCGGAGCCCTTGAGCACGGCGAGCATGTTGGCGGCGGACAGCGCCTGGCCCGGGTGCGGGCGGATCGGGCCGTGCAGCTCGGGGGCGAGCACCTTGTCGGTGCCGAGCAGCGCCTCCAGCGACATCGCGGCGGTGATGTCGGCGGTGGTGAACAGGCGGGCCAGGTCGGCCAGCGCCATCACCAGCATGCCGAGCATGCCGTCGGTGCCGTTGATGAGGGCCAGGCCCTCCTTCTCCAGCAGCTCGACCCGCTCGATGCCGGCCTCGGCGAGCAGCTCGCCGGCGTCCCGCTCGACGCCGTCCGGGCCGAACGCGGTGCCCTCGCCCATCAGCGCGAGCGCGCAGTGCGACAGCGGGGCCAGGTCGCCGGAGCAGCCGAGCGAGCCGAACTCCCGGACCACGGGGGTGATGCCGGCGTTCAGCATGGCGGCCATGTTCTGGGCCACCAGCGGGCGGACGCCGGTGCGGCCGGAGGCCAGCGTCTTCATCCGCAGGAAGATCAGCGCGCGGACCACCTCGCGCTCCACCACCGGGCCCATGCCGGCGGCGTGCGAGCGCACCAGCGAGCGCTGGAGCTGGGCCCGCAGCTCGGGGCTGATGTGCCGGACGGCGAGTGCACCGAAGCCGGTCGAGATGCCGTACACCGGGCGCGGCTCGGCGGCCAGCGCGTCGATCCTGGCCCGGGCGGTGGCCATCTCGGCGAGCGCGTCGGGGCCGATCTCGACCCGGGCGTTGCCGCGCGCGACGGCGATCACGTCCTCCGCACTGACGTCGGCCTTGCCGACCAGGACCAGCGGAGCGTCGGGGTCCACAGCACTGTGCATATCCATATACACAATCACACCAGGTGAATGAAGATATGACAACTAGGGTGCGGACACCTGGGCGAACGCGCGCCGGTACGAGCGCGGCGGCACGCCCCGGCGGCGGACGAACTGTTCGCGCAGCACGGCGGCGCTCCGGTAGCCGACCTGACGGGCGATCTCCTCGACCGGCAGGTTCGTGGTCTCCAGCAGTTCCTCGGCCCGGCCGAGCCGCAGGTTGAGCAGCCAGGAGTGCGGGGTGGTGCCGGTGGCGGCGGCGAACCGCCGGGCGAAGGACCGGCGGCTCATCAGGGCCCGGCGGGCCAGCTCGGTCACCGGCAGCGGCTGGTCGAGATGGGCCCGGGCCCAGTCGAGCACCTCGGCGAGCCGGTCGTCGTGGCAGTCCTCGGGAGCGGGGGTGGCCACGTACTGGGCCTGCCCGCCGGCCCGGTGCGAGGGCAGCACCAGGTCCCGGGCGATCGCGTTGGCCGTCGCGGCGCCGTGCTCGCGCCGGAGCAGGTGCAGGCAGAGGTCGAAGCCGGCGGCCGCGCCCGCGCCGGTGACCACCGGGCCCTCGTCCACGTACAGGGCGGCGGAGTCGACCTCGACGGCCGGGTACTGACGGGCCAGCAGATCGGCGAACCGCCAGTGGGTGGTGGCCCGGCGGCCGTCGAGCAGCCCGGCGGCCGCCAGGGCGAAGGCGCCGACGCAGTGGCTGGCGACCAGGGCGCCGCGCCGGTGGGCGGCTGACAGGGCGTCGAGTACGGCGGGCGCCGGCGGGGTGCGGAAGTCCGCCCAGGGCAGGGTGAGGACCAGGTCGGCCTCGGCCAGCCGGTCCAGGCCGTGCCCGACCAGGAGCGGCAGCCCGGTGTCGGTCCTGACCGGCCCTGGGCGGTCGGTGCAGAGCGCGAAGTCGAAGGCGGGCAGGCCGTTCCCGCGCGGGTCGAACACCTCGGCGACGATGCCCGCCGCCAGGATGCCGACACCGGCCGGGGCGTAGGCGGCGACGGTCAGGAAGGACATGCGGGGAGTCTGGCACGAAACCCGCGATCAGCGGCAGGAAGGCCACTCGTACCGGCCGGGCCCGCCCGGAAGACTCGAGCCATGACAGACGCACCGCTCGGCCGCAGCGCCCAGTACACGATCCTGACCACCGGCTACACCCTCTCCACCGGCCCCGGCGTGGCCGCCACGGTCTCCTACCTGCGGGACGGCGACCGGCACGTGATCGTCGACCCGGGCATGGTGGCGAGCCGGGACCGCATCCTCGGTCCGCTGGCCGAGCTGGGGCTCGGCCCCGACGACATCACCGACGTGGTGCTCAGCCACCACCACCCGGACAACACCATGAACGTCGGCCTGTTCGGCCTGGCCCGGGTGCACGACCACAAGGCGGTCTACCAGGGCGACCAGTGGACCGACCGGGACGCCGAGGGCTACGAGCTCACCCCGTCCCTGCGGCTGATCCGCACCCCCGGCCACAGCCCCGAGGACATCACCCTGCTGGCCGGCACCCCCGAGGGTGTGGTGGCCTTCGTCGGCGACCTCTGGTGGCGGCCGAACGGCCCGGTGGAGGACCCGGTCGCACCGGACCACGACCGGCACCGCGGCGCCCGGCAGCGGGTGCTGGCCGCCGCCGACGTGCTCGTCCCCGGCCACGGCGCCCCGTTCAAGGCGGCGGACGCACTGCTTTAGGGCTGCTCCGCCGCGCGGACCAGGCCCGATTCGTAGGCCGCGATGACCGCCTGGGCGCGGTCCCGGACGGCGAGCTTGTCGAAGATGCAGGTGATGTGGTTCTTCACCGTCGAGAGGCTGATCTCCAGGGCCCGGGCGATCCCCGCGTTGTCCAGGCCGGTGGCGATCAGCCGCCACACCTCGACCTCGCGCGGGGTGAGACCGCCCAGGTCGACGGGAACGGGGCGGGCAGCGCCGGGTGTCCGGACGTAGGTGGAGATCAGCCGGGTGAGCAGGCGCGGCGCGACGACGGCCTCGCCGGCGTGCACGGTGCGGATCGCCGCCGCCAGGTCCTCCGGGGAGCTGTCCTTGGGCAGGAATCCGTAGGCTCCGGCGCGCAGGGCGCCCACACGTACTCGTCCATGTCGAAGGTGCTGAGGGCCAGCACCCGGCAGTCGGGCACGGCGGTGGCGAGCTCCCCGGTCGCGGCGACCCCGTCGAGGACGGGCATCCGGATGTCCATCACCGCCACGTCGGGGCGCAGTTGACGGGCGAGGCTGACCGCCTGGGCGCCGTTCTCCGCCTCGCCCACCACCTCGAAGGACGGGTCGGGGGAGAGGATCAGCGCCAGGCCGCGCCGGACCAGCGGCTGGTCGTCCACGATCAGCACCCTGATCGGCGTCACCGGTGTGCCTCCTCGGCGGTCAGCGGCAGTTCGGCCAGCACGCCGAACCCGCCGTCGGGCCGCGGGCCGACGGTGAGCGTCCCGCCGTGCAGGGCGACCCGCTCGCGCATCCCGATCAGGCCGTAGCCGCCCGGGCCCGCCGGTGGCGGGGCCTCCCCGCCGTCGTCCCGCACCTCGACGGTGACGCCGTCCTGGCGGTACGTCAGCCGTACGGAAGCGTGGGCGGTGCCCGCGTACTTGCGGGTGTTGGTCAGGGCCTCCTGGACGATCCGGAACACCGTGAGACCGACGGTCGGCGGCAGCGGACGGACCGGCCCGTGGACCCCGAACTCGGTCGGCAGCCCGCCGAGTCGGGACTCGGCCACCAGGCGGTCGAGGTCCTCGGCGCCGGGCTGGGGGAGCGCGGGCGTGCTCTCCGGTTCGTCGTCGGTCCGCAGGACGTCGAGGAGTTGGCGCATCTCGCGGAGCGCGAGCCGCCCGGAGGACTCCAGGGTGACCAGGGCCTCCCGGGCCACCTCGGGGTCGGCGAGATTGGCCCGGGCGCCGCCGGCCATCAGCTGCATGGTGGTGATGTGGTGGGCCACGATGTCGTGCAACTCCCGTGCGATGCGCCGCCGTTCGTCGGCCACCGCACGGTCGGCGAGCAGCCCGCGGTGGGTCGCCAGCTCCCGCTGCCGGTGGTTGACCACCAGGGCGCCGCCGACCACGATCGCGGTGGAGAGCAGCGGGCTGACGGCCTCCCCCCAGGACGGGATCCGGCCGCTGCTCTGGCTCAGCAGCGTCACCGCCACCGTCGTGACGGCGGCGACCGCCGTCACCCGGCCGGGGCGGGTCCGGGCGACCGTGTACAGGGCGACCATCAGGACGGCCCCGAAGTGACCGGGCAGCGGCGCGACCAGCGAGGCCGTCGCGTCGAGGGCCAGCACGGCGGCGAGCGCCGCCACCGGGTGGCTGCGCCGGGCCAGCAGCGGCAGCGCGGCCACCGCGAGCAGCAGGAAGCCGGCCGCGTTCACGTCGTACCGGCTGTCGGGGGAGTCGAAGAACACGTAGCTGAGCAGGTTCAGCGCGCAGGCCCCGCCGGTGATCAGCGCGTCGTTGCGGGACCACGGCTGCTCGGCGCGGTCGGTCCGCGGTGGCTCCCCGGCGGTGCTGGGCATGTCGGTCCCCTTCGGTGTCCGTCCTGACAGCCTCGCACAGCGATCAAGGCGTCCGACCGGACGGTGGACCTGGATCGGGACCAGGACCCTGCTCCTGGTCGGAGGCCCGGGGAGGACCCAGGGCCCCGGCCCGGATCCTCCGCTGCCCCGACGCCCGACGGCCCCCACCGGTGATGGTCTGGAGACCGGCCGGGAACCCCGGCGTCCGTACCCGACTTCGTCCGCCGGAGGACCACCGTGATCCGCGCCCTGACCGGATGCTCCATCAGAAACCCGTGGAAGGTGATCGCCCTCTGGGCGGTGCTCGGGCTCGCCCTGACGGCCCTGGCCCCGACCTTGATGGCCCGGGTGACGCAGCATCAGACCGGGGACTTCCTGCCCCGCGGCTACGACTCGGCCGCCGCGCTGCGGATCGCCGAGGAGCAGTTCGGGATCGACCCGAACGCCAGCACCGTGACGGTGCTGGTCGCCCGCTCCGACGGCGGGGCGCTCGGCGCCGCCGACCAGCAGCGGATCGAGGCCGAGGCGGCGAAGCTGGCCCAGCGCCGGGTGGTCATGCCCCGGGAGGACGACGTCCCGGCGTTCCTGGTCCCCGACAGCTCCCAGACGCCCCGGATCGCCCCGGCGATGACGGCGCCCGACCGGAGTTTCGAGCTGCTCTCCGTCCAGCTCACCGGCAACCCGGCCGACCAGGGGGTCCAGGGCGTCTACCGGACCTTCCGGGACGCGGCCCGGACGCAGTTCGCCGAGGCCGGGATGCGCACCGGCTTCACCGGGTCGCTCGCCGACACGGTCGACACCGCCGACGCCAACGAGACCGCCACGAAGGTCGGCGGCGCCCTGGTCACGGGGCTGATCGTGCTGCTCAACGTGCTGGTGTTCCGCAGCGTGCTGGCCGCCCTGCTGCCGCTGCTCGCGGTCGCCGTGATCGGCGGCGCGGCGGCGGGTGCCGTCGCGGGCACCGCGATGCTCACCGGGCGCGAGCTCGACCCGGGCACCCCGGGGCTGATCAACGTGGTGCTGCTCGGCATCGGCATCGACTACCTGCTGTTCCTGCTGTTCCGCTTCCGCGAGCAGCTGCGCGCCCGGCCCGAACAGCCGGCCCGGGAGGCGGCGGCCGAGGTCGCCGGCCGGGTGGGCACCGCGATCACCTCGGCGGCGCTGACCATCGTGGCCGCGTTCGCCACGCTTGGGGTCGCGACCTTCGGGCAGTTCCGCTCGCTCGGTCCGGCGATCGCCGTCGCGGTCCTGGTGATGCTGCTCGGCAGCCTCACCCTGATGCCGGCGTTGCTCGCCGCCGCCGGGCGCAAGATGTTCTGGCCGTCCCGGAGCCTGCGCCGCGAGCCGGCCGGGGGCCGTACCGCCCGCTTCGGCGCGCTGGTCGCCCGGCGGCCGCTGACCGCGCTGGCCGTCTCCGTCGCCCTGCTCGTCGCGCTGGCCGCCGGGCTGACCGGCATCCGGATGGACTACGGCCGGGGCGACTCCGGTGCCCGGACCGCCGCCGCGGCCACCGCCGCCGAGATCGCCCGGGCGCTGCCGGCCGGGGTGTCGGACCCGACCAGCGTCTTCGTCA
This genomic interval from Kitasatospora gansuensis contains the following:
- a CDS encoding MurR/RpiR family transcriptional regulator; amino-acid sequence: MTDTDDTGTVGPSARLLQLFEGHRLTPTQRRIAHSLVKHAAEAPFLSSVEVAELAGVSQPSVTRFAVALGFDGYPALRKQLRELGAGEPAAPESHADVVRNEHQQAVLAEIAHLRHLAELLADPEPIVRAARLLAASRPLPVLGLRAASAQARGFAYFAAKVHPDIRLLDEGGSMLADRLEQAVAAGASALLCFALPRYPKELMEALTVARDHGLTVLTVADSAFAPVAKLSDLLLPAAVGTGLVFDTACAPMMLGRALLQTMCDFIPGAEARLESIEQSAAARGLFLD
- a CDS encoding MMPL family transporter, giving the protein MIRALTGCSIRNPWKVIALWAVLGLALTALAPTLMARVTQHQTGDFLPRGYDSAAALRIAEEQFGIDPNASTVTVLVARSDGGALGAADQQRIEAEAAKLAQRRVVMPREDDVPAFLVPDSSQTPRIAPAMTAPDRSFELLSVQLTGNPADQGVQGVYRTFRDAARTQFAEAGMRTGFTGSLADTVDTADANETATKVGGALVTGLIVLLNVLVFRSVLAALLPLLAVAVIGGAAAGAVAGTAMLTGRELDPGTPGLINVVLLGIGIDYLLFLLFRFREQLRARPEQPAREAAAEVAGRVGTAITSAALTIVAAFATLGVATFGQFRSLGPAIAVAVLVMLLGSLTLMPALLAAAGRKMFWPSRSLRREPAGGRTARFGALVARRPLTALAVSVALLVALAAGLTGIRMDYGRGDSGARTAAAATAAEIARALPAGVSDPTSVFVTSTDGGTLGTDRLAGLARALAAVDGVGQVAPTVLNGDHRAARIDLYPTADPQSQRARDLASGPIRAAVARHTPAGTSAHVGGTAAILADVSTAVDHDLRIVFPVAAALIALILLLLLRSLLAPLVLMLAVGLGFAATLGAATLLFQHGLGRPGVSFTLPLVLFLFVVALGTDYNILIADRIREEMRQPGPARAAVARAVRHTAPAIATAGLVLAGSFASLATTPGSEQVAFAMALGIMLSALVLALVVVPAFAALLGRALWWPVRPRPARHSVPAPEADRVSVH
- a CDS encoding sensor histidine kinase is translated as MPSTAGEPPRTDRAEQPWSRNDALITGGACALNLLSYVFFDSPDSRYDVNAAGFLLLAVAALPLLARRSHPVAALAAVLALDATASLVAPLPGHFGAVLMVALYTVARTRPGRVTAVAAVTTVAVTLLSQSSGRIPSWGEAVSPLLSTAIVVGGALVVNHRQRELATHRGLLADRAVADERRRIARELHDIVAHHITTMQLMAGGARANLADPEVAREALVTLESSGRLALREMRQLLDVLRTDDEPESTPALPQPGAEDLDRLVAESRLGGLPTEFGVHGPVRPLPPTVGLTVFRIVQEALTNTRKYAGTAHASVRLTYRQDGVTVEVRDDGGEAPPPAGPGGYGLIGMRERVALHGGTLTVGPRPDGGFGVLAELPLTAEEAHR
- the hutH gene encoding histidine ammonia-lyase, whose protein sequence is MHSAVDPDAPLVLVGKADVSAEDVIAVARGNARVEIGPDALAEMATARARIDALAAEPRPVYGISTGFGALAVRHISPELRAQLQRSLVRSHAAGMGPVVEREVVRALIFLRMKTLASGRTGVRPLVAQNMAAMLNAGITPVVREFGSLGCSGDLAPLSHCALALMGEGTAFGPDGVERDAGELLAEAGIERVELLEKEGLALINGTDGMLGMLVMALADLARLFTTADITAAMSLEALLGTDKVLAPELHGPIRPHPGQALSAANMLAVLKGSALTGHHQDDAPRVQDAYSIRCAPQVAGAGRDTLAHAQLVASRELAASVDNPVVLPDGRVESNGNFHGAPVAYVLDFLAIAAADLGSISERRTDRLLDKARSHGLPAFLADDPGVDSGLMIAQYTQAALVSENKRLAVPASVDSIPSSAMQEDHVSMGWSAARKLRQSVENLGRILAVELTASARALEIRVDNGSGPLAPATAAAVATARAAGVGGAGRDRFLSPDLEAAAALVASGELVTAVERVTGPLA
- a CDS encoding GlxA family transcriptional regulator encodes the protein MSFLTVAAYAPAGVGILAAGIVAEVFDPRGNGLPAFDFALCTDRPGPVRTDTGLPLLVGHGLDRLAEADLVLTLPWADFRTPPAPAVLDALSAAHRRGALVASHCVGAFALAAAGLLDGRRATTHWRFADLLARQYPAVEVDSAALYVDEGPVVTGAGAAAGFDLCLHLLRREHGAATANAIARDLVLPSHRAGGQAQYVATPAPEDCHDDRLAEVLDWARAHLDQPLPVTELARRALMSRRSFARRFAAATGTTPHSWLLNLRLGRAEELLETTNLPVEEIARQVGYRSAAVLREQFVRRRGVPPRSYRRAFAQVSAP
- a CDS encoding MBL fold metallo-hydrolase encodes the protein MTDAPLGRSAQYTILTTGYTLSTGPGVAATVSYLRDGDRHVIVDPGMVASRDRILGPLAELGLGPDDITDVVLSHHHPDNTMNVGLFGLARVHDHKAVYQGDQWTDRDAEGYELTPSLRLIRTPGHSPEDITLLAGTPEGVVAFVGDLWWRPNGPVEDPVAPDHDRHRGARQRVLAAADVLVPGHGAPFKAADALL